DNA from Triplophysa rosa linkage group LG12, Trosa_1v2, whole genome shotgun sequence:
ttttgtagtaataATACAAATTTCCAATGCATGTTTTAACAATTCGCATTTTTGCTTAAAAGTGCAAATCTGCGCTAAACTCCGATATTAAATGAACGAAAGACAAAGATGTCTGCCTCATGTTAGTGGGTTTtgagaaaacatgtttttttgttctatATGGTTGTTTTACACACTTTACAACAACTTATTGACACTTTTGTAAGCTACATAATTTTGTTCAGAAACGAATTCAAAATTTGTTTGAATGGCAACTGCCTCAGTGTATGGAAATATAACCATCAATGTATCAAACCGTTCCatttaagacattacattacgACATGCTTTTCTCACGCCAGTGGCACAACTTTGCCTTAATTTAGAATATATAagtgcaaacaacaaaaatgacaaagtctattttccacattttatgTTTCATGTATTATTTGTGCAACAAGAGCGAATATGTCGTGTAGGCTGCATTTAAGGTAATTCTGAAGACGATTAACATCGTTTCTACTTTGTTTCaactttctttgctttatttatcGTTTTGACTTAACAATATTTGTTGCAGGGGTCGAAGCAATCGGAGGCCTTTCcttatagagagagagagagagagagagagagaggtctacacagaaaaaaaatgtggtCCCACTCTGAAAACACCGTTTCCAAGCAGGCGGTCTCAATCTCATACTTTGCTTCCAAACTCGACTCTTCGCTGAGGTGATACAAACACATTAACAATCGATACTTAATTCCGACACAGCATGTTCGTGTTAGCTGCCACTATGGGATTCATATCTTTGTACTCGGACTGAAGTTGTGTAAATCTGCGGTAAAATGGAGAGAGGAGCTGAAACCCTGGGAATCTCGCCCTCTTACTGCCTCCGTCGGCTGTAAGAAATCCCCTTTCGAGGTAATTATAACCTTTATTTCGACTTAAAAAGTTTTCGATTTTGGTTTTAAGTAAACGCAAATGTCTTAAATGTGTGTCTAAAGCCGCACAATCACCAAAACCATCAAGCTGCAGTTGTTTTAGTTGATACGGGCCTCGAGAAAGCGATTGATTTCTACTGGCCGGAGAGTTTTGGGGGTAATCCGCTATATCGGTCACTTTTCAACATTTTGAGGATTTCAACAACCGCGTATCATGTCTAGTTCCGTTAAGGTCTGTCGGCGGACAGACTAAAAGAAAGAGtgtttcaagtttgttttgagCGGTGAAGAAGTGAAGAAGTGTCTAACGTTGAGTCTTTGTGGGGGGCCCAGTGCGaaagttgtttttatatatGTCGCCGTACAGAAAAACTGTATTACTTTGCTAAGCGTTGAATTAATGCTATGTTAAGTGCTTTGTAGGTTATTCGTTTTATTACCACACTTTTCTCAGATACAGTATTACTGTAAACCACCTATCCCAAGAGGTTCAAAGACACTAAATACTTTCAaagtatgaaaaataatatcattctttaaaatatgtctTTACAAGCAGACtatgaaaatataatacaaacagaatatatataatgtcaataaatagtatttattatGTACGTAATATTCATTACTACATAGGTGTAACCTTATGAGCTTTAACATAACGTttcttaataattaaaaattcaAAAGGACTTTTTTGAGATTTACATAAACAAGTAATGACAAgaaatatacaatattacaataaaaaataaggtGGAATAAACATTATGCACTGGGAAAAGGATAAAACAgtatataaaatgttataataaaaatgacaaatataaaaaatagctttaaaatgacattatgaACAACAAGGGaaagaaaaacactgtatttgcACATGGATTCTGTCTGTCAGCCATTTAACTATTTACTattcacatttaaaaagaaaaaaattatgtatatatacaaatTAGAGGATTGACTTTTACTCTGTGTTTCAGATTTCAGCTAATTTTACCATTGTCAGAAGTTCGGACAGTCGTGAGGTGAAGGTGTCCTCTTGTGGCATTTACCGGTGTGACGCTGCACCGTACACAGTTTGGATGTTGTCTTGGAGATGAGAATGTGCTGCTAGCAACAGGAAGGAAGCATTTTGACATGATGGGGTGCAGGACGAGCAAAGTCCTACCAGAACCACCCGCCGATGTCCAACTAGACCTGGTCAAAAAGGTAGAGCCTCATCAGACTGATGTCtacaaaaactttattaaatctGAAGGCGGCACTGAGAAAACAAACTCGCCGTCCCCTCAGGGTCAATGCCAGGCTTCTGCGAAGGTGGGTCAATCCCCTCTCCCGGCTAACGGCCAGCCGGAACCCGCTGACCCACACCGGAAAAAAGTGGCCAAATACAGGGCCAAGTTTGACCCTAGAGTGACTGCTAAGTATGACATCAAAGCTCTGATAGGTCGGGGCAGCTTCAGTCGGGTGGTAAGAGTCGAACACAGGAGCACGCGGCAGCCGTACGCCATCAAGATGATCGAGACCCGTTACCGTGAGGGCAGGGAAGTGTGCGAATCCGAGCTCTGCGTTTTGAGACGCGTGCGTCACACCAACATCATCCAGCTGATGGAGGTCTTTGAGACTGCAGAGCGGGTCTACATGGTGATGGAGCTGGCCACCGGCGGTGAACTCTTTGACCGCATCATCGCTCGTGGGTCCTTCACGGAAAGGGACGCCACACGCGTGCTGCAGATGGTTCTTGATGGGGTAAAGTACCTTCATATGCTGGGCATCACACATAGGGACCTGAAGCCCGAGAACTTGCTTTACTATCATCCTGGTGCCGATTCCAAGATTATGATCACAGACTTTGGCTTGGCCAGCACAAGGAAGAAAGGTGATGAATGTCTGATGAAGACTACCTGTGGAACACCCGAGTACATCGCTCCTGAGATTCTCGTCCGGAAGCCATATACTAATGCAGTAGACATGTGGGCACTGGGGGTCATCTCCTATATACTGCTTAGTGGCACCATGCCTTTTGAGGATGACAATCGCATGCGCATGTATCGACAGATCCTCAAAGGGAAGTACAGCTTCTCGGGGGAGGTAAGGACAGTGCGACAGTATGCTTTACTAACTTTTATTCATTCACACAAAGAGTTTTTTGTCATGTGaagaatatatttaaaatccatggataaaataaaatcatttatttttaagtgaaagTTACTATAAatggttaaaaacacattttagttaTTAATTTGGGAGTATTTGTGTGGGGGTTTAAAacacctgactttaaatgaattgtATAGCATTTATCCTATATATTTCATGGGTACATGTACATGTTCCCTGGGAATTGAATCTGAGAATCTGGTGTTTCTAGCTTCATGATTTTCCAGTTGAGCCGCAGAAATGCTCAGCATCAACAGCTGACATCAATCAgaatgatgtactgtatatgcacgCATTACTGTACACATACTGCATGGAAACCATGAGTTTAAACAATTGGTAAACCCTGTTCTAAATAgtcaaatttgttttaaaagatTTTGAAGAAAGATTTCCTTGTCACACACGTGACATGACACAACTAAATTCCTGTATGccaaacagaaacattttcctTACATTCAACATtgatttagcagatgcttttatccaaagcgattaaCAGGAGAgagaatttaacattttgtctgtGAAACAGCTAAAAGTGTACGTAATATTAGTATCAGTATTACCGAAACCTACGGGATAATCCAGCTGCGGTGATGTAATTATCTTTTCAGTATGGATTGGATTATATATTGTAAGATTATATGCAGTGTAGGGATCATATGTGCAAAGCAAGGCCTGCTGGTAGATTGGAAATGAAGATGTTCCTGATCAGGTGTTGAGTGCAAACAATGTTACTTGCTTTTTATATAGTTGGTGATGTTTCTGTATCGTAATACATGTGCTGTTCATTTGCAtggtaaaatatttattgtgtatgtgtacGTATAATGAGCTTTAATGAAAGATGCGAAAGAAGTGAGTCTAGGCAAGAGATGTATATATTGTCCTctttaatagtttttaatgGCTGATACGTCTACTAATTGCTTGAGAGATGGGTAGCTGACAAAATGTCAGATAAGATATAGACAATATTGGTGAAAATTTACACAATACTTGCTTAACTGGCTAGAAAATTTACATCAGAACATGCAATTTCCAAAGCTCTCAGTAGTCTGACATTGGCTAAAAACCTGATAAAAATCTATTACTACTCTCTGTTACCTTTCTTTAATTTTGAAATAGCTCACTTAAgctaaaatgtgtattttacgTCCCATTCTAAAACTTGGAAAATCTGTTCTTTTTTGCAGTTTTGTTATAAGCTTTTAATagcacagaaatgacacactaATTGATCTTAATTGTTCTACAACATTTCTTAAAACATATCTGCATACATTAGAATTAAAAACTTGATATGAACACTTTTTATGTGATCACAATGTTTATTTACCTACATGGCAGAATGGACGTTGTTGATTTTTCAATCTCAGATTACCTGTTTCGTTAACCTGTGTTCTAATGACATACTAAGTGTCAGGTCTAGTAAGAGTATGTTTAAGACCCCGCTGAAAGAAATCTGTCTACTGTTCTACAGCTATTTGAGGTCACTGAAGCCTTTACTCAGTCAATTCACTACTGCATTCCTCAATGGAAATATACCCAACAAAGCCACCATCACAAAAGCAGAACACAAATGGCTATAATAGTCCTGCCTCTCTGTCTGGCATTTGCCTCCATGAGCTCTGTTTCTATTTATCACAAGTCCTGAATTCGTTTCAGACATTTTAAACTATTGCCAAATGTTTCTTCTTGTATTTTGAACTCGGATTTCTTGACGTGTTTATTTGTGGACTTGTATTTATCGATTGAGCGTATACTTGCATGCAAGTTTTCCTGCGATAACATGTGATTGCGTTTTTGGgagtatgtatgtgtttgtgttagcTGGACGATAACCAGCACCAGTCTTATTATCGAGTGTTATCCCGCAGTAACCCCCTGCATGAGCGTGTGATGCAGAGTTCCTGGCAGAGTGTGTGTGCGTCAGGGCCTCATTGCCGCTGTGAGTCACAGACAAGACTAGTGTAGCTTTACAGGGAAAAGCCCTGGAGGAGTCATGCTAACCAACAAAAACCaagcaatgttttgttttctctcttgcTTATAGATGTGCTTGTGTATGCCCAGTTCCTGTTGTCATAACATACAAGGACATGCACTGCTAAAGATGTGCATGGAGGAGTGAAAAATTAACTTGAAGTAACTAGTTTATACGTTTTGTGTTGTCTTGTGCTAAAACATTTCTATTGGTCTGACCTGGCACAGGTGATACGGCCTTTATGTTTCACTGAACTTGAATTATGTCCCCCAATATCAGCAGTTGTCATAGTTGTCcacttgcatattttatttccaTCTATAAATGTGTTCACAGACAACAGAGAGAATTAGAATTATTCACAGTAAGTATCTTAGAATCTTTTGAGGAAGTGAGTTTCATTTCATTGCATTTTATTAATCCCTGTTTTCTGtcattctctctttctgtcagcCATGGCCAAGCGTCTCCAACCTCGCTAAGGACTTTATCGACCGTGTCCTCACAGTGGATCCTAATGACCGGCTGACTGCTGGCCAGGCACTTAAACACCCTTGGATTGTCAGCATGGCTGCTTCCTCCTCAATGAAGAACCTGCAGCGATCCATTTCCCAGAACCTCCGGAAGAGAGACTCATCACGCTGTCCCAGCACCAAATCAGCCCAATCCACTCGCTCCAGCCGCTCCACAAAATCAAGCAAGGCGCGGCGCGTACGCGAGAAAGAGCTGAGGGAACTCAACCGAAGATACCAGCAGCAGTGTAATGGCTGACTCTATGTGTCTGACTCGTGCAGACTAAAACGCTGGAGAACGTTGAAGAGAGTAGAACAGTCAATTCAACTTCCTCCTCCATCACAGAGCCAATTAGAAGAGAATCTCCTTGGAAATTTTCACTcgttttctctttttctgcTGTTTCGCTTTTGTCTGTTACcttttttgtgaatgttttatttatttattgtaggtGTTTTATTGTCCTGTCTCATTCATCTTTTTATCTGATTGTATCTGTTGAACAGAATTTTTACGTTGCTGGAAGGACTGAGAATACATGTTTGCTGTTCGAGACCTTCCTGATTTTTGCTGTGAATTATTTGTTATGGTACCCATGAAGTTGATTGCTCTTCTGAGAGGTGACATGTGCTGTTTATTCATTATTGACAACAAATCAAATGGCCTAGGAAAAATAATCATACAAATCACATTTGATATCAATGGGCTACATCTGTTCTATTCAGTCTACCAagcctttattttttaaagatttttctgCAGCCCTGGTTGTAGACCCTAATGTTAATAATATCAGTTGTTAAAATCTGCCCAAAACTATACCGACATTTTATAAGTAAAATAGTCTGAAGCTTTTGGACTCTTTAGATTTGGTGAGTGAACAAACTAGATATTTATAAAGTTTTAACTTAAAAGTCACCTTTTTTA
Protein-coding regions in this window:
- the pskh1 gene encoding serine/threonine-protein kinase H1 homolog, giving the protein MMGCRTSKVLPEPPADVQLDLVKKVEPHQTDVYKNFIKSEGGTEKTNSPSPQGQCQASAKVGQSPLPANGQPEPADPHRKKVAKYRAKFDPRVTAKYDIKALIGRGSFSRVVRVEHRSTRQPYAIKMIETRYREGREVCESELCVLRRVRHTNIIQLMEVFETAERVYMVMELATGGELFDRIIARGSFTERDATRVLQMVLDGVKYLHMLGITHRDLKPENLLYYHPGADSKIMITDFGLASTRKKGDECLMKTTCGTPEYIAPEILVRKPYTNAVDMWALGVISYILLSGTMPFEDDNRMRMYRQILKGKYSFSGEPWPSVSNLAKDFIDRVLTVDPNDRLTAGQALKHPWIVSMAASSSMKNLQRSISQNLRKRDSSRCPSTKSAQSTRSSRSTKSSKARRVREKELRELNRRYQQQCNG